The genomic DNA GGAAACGAACTTCTTCAAGTACACAAAACTTTCACTCACTCTGTGGGGTGATTTCTATGAAAGATATTAATTAGGATTATGGTCACTGCCTCTAATTTTTTAGACATGATTCACACTTTACTTCCTCATCTTGTAGAAATCTAGCTTGCTAGACCAAGCCTCATTTGTTTAAATGAAACATTCCTTTCAAATAAAGTGTCGTTAATTGAATCCTATCACAGCTTTTGgactaacaattttgatatttttgtcgGATGAACTAAGATTTGTATACTAAAAGCAATATTTCTATTcgaatgaatatatattttttctcaacTTTGTAATTTCTATGAGTATATATAGAGATGAAAAGATCTTAAGCAAAATTCTTATAATGAAACCAAAGTTTTATATAAACACAAATCTAATGTAAATTGAGGTTTATAACCCACTACCTTTGAGGTGATGTTTACCGTTGGCAGGAAATAATGGAAAATTAAAGAGTATTTTGGTTGCTCATCAGTCGTCCaatatcataatatttttaGCGTTCTGGATCACAATCGCGTTTGTAGTTGGTCGAGTCTTATTTGTAAACTTGATTAGATTAATGGTATTGACTTGATGCAATCGTGATTTATGGTGAATTTTATTATCAAAGGTGTGTCCTAGTAAAGAATTGTGTTATACCTTTAGTCCTTTGTTTTGTGAAAATTCACAAGTTATGCacataaaatatctttttatactttatatttcaaagaatttttattCGAAACACACTTTTAAAGACTAGGGTGTTCTTGTAGCTCAATTTATAGTGGGATTTCAAAAATCAATTACCTTAAGCTCTAGATACAAGACCGTTCCtatcaaattgaaaaaagtCTAGGTATGTATATAGTTTAAATTCTACATAAGGGAGAAGATTATGAGTATAGTAGTCCAACTCCGTATGAGTAAACATTTTATTACCTTCATGCAGTCTCTCTCTTcttactaaataaaaaaaattataattaataaaaagaaaaatggaacaGTTATTGTTCATTTATTGCACAAGTTAAAAATACTACTAAAGTTCCTTAATAATGAATGTAAAGAAGTAATGAACCGGTCCGGGCAAGTTTTATATCATTGCCCCATCCCTTATGCAGTagtagaaataaataaatatgggtAACATTCAATTTAATAAAGTCACAAGTATTTTTTGACGCAATATAAAATCACAAGTTGTGACTCGCAAATCAAGCTAAGCCTTATATCTATcatagaaaaaaagaaaacaagaggCGTTGGTATCACTATTTCATCATCTCCAAAATGGGTTGCAAAAGTACAACAAATCTATCACTCTTCTCTACCTTGATTTTCCTAGTCCTTATGTTTGGTCTTGTAACCTCAGATATTAACCAAGACAAAGCAGAATGCACCAACAAACTCCTTACTTTGGCTGGTTGTCTTCCCTTTGTGACTAATCAAGCCAAATCTCCAACCATAGATTGTTGCACTGGTGTCAAAGAGGTTGTTGATAAGAGTAAGAGATGTTTATGTATCCTTATCAAAGATCATGATGACCCTAACCTTGGTTTAACTATAAATGTTACCCTTGCCCTTAAGTTACCAAATGATTGTAACTCACCTACCAATATAACTCAATGTATTGGTAAGTAAAATATCTTATCTTCAATCTATGACTCTAATTAGTCTTATGCTTATGTGGTTGTGTTTCAAGTCAAaagtttgatattttgtttcaGATATTTTGCATTTGAAACCTAAATCACATGAGGCTAAGGTATTTGAGGACTTCCAAAAATCCTTGGAGAAAAATACATCCACCACAGTTCCTCCAGGTAAAATTTATTTACTATTATTtaatcttaaataaaataatatagaaacAAAAGACTAAGGCCCGCATGGCCAAAATCAGTAAAATACAAGGAAGTCAAGAAGGGTGGAATTTCTTCCATCCACACTTAGGTTTGTATCAACGGGTTTTTGATGGGAAAGAATACGCaatatggttttttttctttctatcacaTAATAAAGTGGATAAATTTACACACCCAAATACCTCTTTTGGTCCTTTTAATTTGATAGAATTCACAAgttagtcatttaagtttcaaaagttttaaatagatCTTTTTAGTTGATAAATTATTTCACTGTTACCCTTGCTGTCAGTCGCCGTTTAACTGATACTAATGTGGGcgttaagttgttgacttggATCAAAACGATGTGTTTCCAAGACTTCATGTAGTCTGAATCTGAATGTTGCGTTTAATGATCACAAATGATCATTTATAGGGCTAGAAAGGCAGATATTGACAACAATAACCGTCTTTCAAACCTTATAAATGATCTTTTGTGACCATTAAACGCATCGATTTGACACACTGAAGACTTTAAAACGCAGAGTTTTGATCCAAGTCAGCAACTTAACGGCCAAATCGGCATCAGTTAAACGGAGACTGACAACATGGGTACctgtgaaatagtttatcaactaaaatgacatatttgaaacttttgaaacttaaaggattaaCTTAGGAattatgtcaaactaaaaggaccaaaaataGCATTTGACCTAAATATAAAGAAGTGGAGAATCTGATGTTTAGATCTCAACCAGTATGTCTATAAAGTTGTCAATCAAGCTGCACTTACATGACAACACTATATGATCTTTAATTAATACATAAAACTATTAACTTAATACTcaataatttcaaatttcaattaaaatagtaatttatttataaaaaatatatatttctacccacatttaattttaaatgtttaattaCATTGTATGTCTCTATAGTTTAAGCAATGTGTGACTTTGatctctagtttttttttagtgatttagTTCGATcttgtttaaaaattaatgaaGTATGGTCCGACTATTAATTGTATTTCACATAAATCTTTTAAAgtatcatattttattaaaaatatttagggttcatgatgaatttgagatataaaataaaaagtaaaatatttgatCAATTTTGTATCATTTCATATTAGGTTTCAAGAGAataaaaaatgggatttttttttcctgttaaatttgatatttaatttgtaaaCTTTAAGTGAAATAATGTTAAAAGTAATTTCATCAAtgcaaattgtaatttttttaaatagattatGAAAATGTGTGGGttttataaacaaatgaaaatagatGAAAAACTTAGCATTGAAACCTCAAGGTGTCGATAAAAGATTTTTCTTTCCctaactttaataaaaaaaaaattgatgaagagACTTAATAATTGAAACAATTAAAAACTTGAGTGCTAAGGCTCGAAAAACAAATTGAGGGACCCAAGTTATACTTTTTATTTGTCAACGACTAAATAGCCTTAGgtcttcatattttgttaagAGGACCTTCACTCTAATCTCTATTGAatctcatttgattttttattgtaggttctgttttttttttcttctaaatacTTTCGTGGGTTCTTTAAATTTCACGTTTATTTCAGATgggtcttttaagtttctaaggtttcagataggtcctttaagtttcgaatttgtttcagatagatcttttaagtttctaaggtttcagataggtcctttaagtttcgagtttgtttcagataagtcctttctatcaaatcaactttggcttaataGAGGTTGATAaaatgacctatctgaaacaaactcgaaaattaaaggatctatctgaaacattagaaacttaaaggacatatccgaaacaaactcgaaacttaaaggacctatctaaaaccttagaaacttaaaggatctatctgaaacaaacatgaaacttaaaggacacaAGAGATATTTggcttttctttttttcctcaaTGTAATCttgcttatttatttttagataaaaGTGATTGGAACTATAAATTCATTAATTGCAGCTAGTGGTACCACTAGAAATGGAACAAGCACAAGCACAATTGCTCAAGACAAGAACGGTGGCGGTTGGGGAAAGAGGTGGCTCTTGGTAGAGGTGCTTTGTGGCATTTTACCATTTGTTTTAGTTTCCTACCTCTTCGTGGTTTGAACTATGATTAAGAGATCAACATTTAATAAGAGAATATATTATTGCTATATATcagtgaattttatttttttctacaaGTTTTAGAACTTTATAGAAGATAATGTATtgtcctcttaaaaaaaaatatatgtattgtcTGTTTCCTTTAATTAGGGTCCATCCTTCCTTTCCTTGtctgtataattgatttttccaGCTAATTGATCCATACAAGGGTCCCTTAGTTAGGCATCAAGGTCGTATGCTATAAATATTTTCGTGATGATAAATAGGGTCTCTTTTTCTTTATACATCTAGATACCTACCTGATTGGTTGGATGGATAAAGACATCGAATTTTGGTAGCATCATATTTTGATGTacgttaaaattaaaattaacgtGTTTGTTTATCCGTTTCTCTTTAATGAAGATTATAGTTggtctttatctttcttttagGAAGTCGATATTTATCATGATAAGTTAAACTTTAAAATATAGATGAAAATCTATTATTTTGGATTATAAATTTGGATTACATCAAATATGATTGGGTAAACaagaatataattttcttttcaatagaAGTccacgataaaaaaaaaatcaaataaaagcaataaaataaagagaagaaaaaaaatacatcaaaacTTGACATCCTTTTTATATAGGTATGCATGCAAACTAGAGTGACCGTTTCCTTTTATATGACAGTTACACAAGAGCTTTtgactatcttttttttttttaaagaaattgatCCTTTCCATTTTCTCTCTCAGGATTTCTCAATGTTCACATCTAAACCATTTACCAAGTTTTACCAAGTTTTAAACGAAATGTTAATAAGTACCTGGAAGATTAAGCAACCAAATAGTAAAATTGTCATAAACTTTGTTTAAgcaacctcttttttttttaaggatttaagCAACCTCTTACAAATTTAAACAATGCTCTTTTTAATACattaaaacacaccttaatgaaaattagtgggtgtatcctaacAAACCTTTGTTTATATAAAGCAATATTTTTACATATTGATATACAGCATGTTGTTctttatattatactaatatatCTTAGTTATTAAGTTTAATAAAACCATTTGGGTTGATCttattgtgttggtttgagacTCTTGAGTGAACGAGTGTgtttttttcaagatttttggTTTGACTCTCAGATGTGTCAATTTTGATTGACtggtttaacttcttaaaagaaaaagtttaagaacatatgaaaatgaagcttaaaaagcttaattaaacaaaaaaatatcaattgaatTCATATATCACATATCATTGTAACGATGAAAATGTAttttaaagtaattaaaaagtttataaatgtaatttatacaaagaatatatatacatgtattttatgtcattttatatttataagtcaCTTCAACGGCTAATTTTATcgaatatttaaatttttgtccAACAAACCCCTTATATATATGGCGGAAATTCTAAGTTTGCTAGTGAAtcaaatttttcgttttttattcttattgttAATCGTTAGAACTTTCTTTCGATGATTATGGCATGTGATACCACAACAaggagaaaaatatatttgacaAAGGAGatataaattgtatttttctcAATCTCTGAACACCAACGGAGTTATAAAAGGGTAGAAATTGAGGTATGTTCATGGAGaacttttgaaattaattttttg from Medicago truncatula cultivar Jemalong A17 chromosome 8, MtrunA17r5.0-ANR, whole genome shotgun sequence includes the following:
- the LOC11406760 gene encoding non-specific lipid transfer protein GPI-anchored 6; amino-acid sequence: MGCKSTTNLSLFSTLIFLVLMFGLVTSDINQDKAECTNKLLTLAGCLPFVTNQAKSPTIDCCTGVKEVVDKSKRCLCILIKDHDDPNLGLTINVTLALKLPNDCNSPTNITQCIDILHLKPKSHEAKVFEDFQKSLEKNTSTTVPPASGTTRNGTSTSTIAQDKNGGGWGKRWLLVEVLCGILPFVLVSYLFVV